Proteins encoded in a region of the Paenibacillus sp. W2I17 genome:
- the trmL gene encoding tRNA (uridine(34)/cytosine(34)/5-carboxymethylaminomethyluridine(34)-2'-O)-methyltransferase TrmL: protein MALHIVLVEPEIPANTGNISRTCAATGTHLHLVRPLGFRTDDATLKRAGLDYWHAVHIEYHDSFAEVQEKYPEGRFFYATTKAKNRYSDFNFQDGDFLVFGKETKGLPPELIAANPDTCMKMPMTGDVRSLNLSNSAAIIVYEALRQLNFPGLEG, encoded by the coding sequence ATGGCTTTACACATCGTTCTGGTTGAACCAGAAATTCCGGCGAACACAGGCAATATTTCGCGTACTTGTGCGGCAACCGGTACCCATCTGCATCTCGTACGTCCACTTGGATTTCGAACAGATGATGCTACATTGAAACGTGCAGGGCTGGACTACTGGCATGCTGTTCATATTGAATACCACGACTCATTTGCTGAGGTTCAGGAAAAGTATCCGGAAGGTCGTTTCTTCTACGCAACTACGAAGGCCAAGAATCGATACAGTGATTTTAATTTTCAGGATGGAGATTTCCTCGTTTTTGGTAAAGAGACTAAAGGCCTGCCACCTGAATTAATTGCTGCGAATCCCGATACATGTATGAAAATGCCAATGACTGGTGACGTTAGATCATTAAATCTGTCCAATTCGGCAGCAATTATTGTATATGAAGCGTTGCGCCAGCTCAATTTTCCGGGGTTAGAAGGATAA
- a CDS encoding sugar ABC transporter permease codes for MKPAAEGPSKKLKGNVKGNSLWTEIWKHRMTYTLLIPGLVWLILFAYMPMGGLSLAFKDYKANLGIWGSPWSGFENFKYVFRDPTFIDAVWRTLYINILKLIIQFPFPIILALLLNELRMRRGKKLFQTVLTFPHFLSWIIVSGVVINVLAYDGLVNSALGLLGLPTINFLGSESNFVPMLLLTDIWKSSGWGAIIFLAAISGIDQDQYESAQIDGASRMQQMFKITLPNILPTITIMFILSVGGLMSSGFDQIFNLANAATKNVSEVLDVYIYRITFQSSTDFSFSTAVSLFRSLVNMALLLLADRFAKWLGGDGLFR; via the coding sequence GTGAAACCTGCAGCCGAAGGACCTAGCAAAAAGCTGAAGGGAAACGTGAAGGGCAATTCGCTCTGGACTGAAATCTGGAAGCACCGAATGACATACACCCTGCTTATTCCGGGGCTTGTCTGGCTAATTCTGTTTGCCTACATGCCGATGGGTGGCCTGTCTCTGGCATTCAAAGATTACAAGGCCAACCTGGGAATCTGGGGAAGTCCATGGAGCGGATTCGAGAACTTCAAATATGTTTTCCGTGATCCAACCTTTATCGACGCAGTATGGCGTACGCTGTACATCAATATTCTGAAACTGATTATTCAGTTCCCATTCCCGATCATTCTGGCGCTGTTGTTGAATGAATTGCGGATGCGCAGAGGGAAAAAATTATTCCAAACCGTTCTTACGTTCCCGCACTTCCTGTCTTGGATCATCGTATCCGGGGTAGTCATCAATGTGCTGGCATATGACGGACTGGTAAACAGCGCGCTCGGATTACTCGGATTGCCAACGATTAACTTCCTGGGGTCTGAATCCAACTTTGTACCCATGTTGCTGTTGACTGATATTTGGAAATCAAGTGGATGGGGCGCGATTATATTCCTGGCTGCCATTTCCGGTATTGATCAGGATCAGTATGAATCAGCACAGATTGACGGGGCTTCCCGTATGCAACAGATGTTCAAAATTACTTTACCGAACATCCTTCCAACCATCACAATCATGTTTATTCTCTCGGTTGGTGGATTGATGTCTTCCGGATTTGACCAGATCTTCAACTTGGCAAATGCCGCTACCAAAAATGTATCGGAAGTACTCGATGTATATATCTATCGGATTACGTTCCAGTCATCAACCGATTTCTCATTCTCGACAGCGGTCAGCTTGTTCCGTTCCCTGGTGAATATGGCCTTGCTGCTTCTTGCTGACAGATTTGCCAAGTGGCTTGGCGGAGACGGTTTGTTCCGATAA
- the serC gene encoding 3-phosphoserine/phosphohydroxythreonine transaminase has translation MTKRAYNFNAGPAALPLEVLERAQAEFVDFRNTGMSIMEMSHRGAVYESVHNEAQERLLSLLGSPKGYKVLFLQGGASTQFAMLPMNLLGAGQTASYVMTGSWAKKALSEAKLIGETHVAASSEAEKFMKLPDVSNLSLPERTAYVHLTSNETIEGTQFKSFPDTGSVPLIADMSSDIFCKPFDLNQFGMIYAGAQKNLGPSGITVVIAREELVSESPKTIPTMLRYSTHVDNNSLYNTPPSFSVYMVNEVLKWIEEQGGLAGIEQKNTKKAELLYNTIDASGDFYRGCVEPEDRSLMNVTFRLASEEMEKKFIKASEEEGFVGLKGHRSVGGLRASIYNAAPYESVKALTDFMTHFQKTNG, from the coding sequence GTGACAAAAAGAGCGTATAACTTTAATGCAGGACCTGCGGCGTTACCACTTGAGGTACTGGAGCGTGCACAGGCGGAATTTGTAGATTTTCGTAATACAGGCATGTCGATTATGGAGATGTCTCACCGTGGAGCGGTGTATGAGTCTGTACATAATGAAGCTCAGGAGCGGTTGTTGTCGCTTCTAGGCAGTCCAAAAGGATACAAGGTTCTCTTTCTGCAGGGCGGTGCAAGCACTCAGTTCGCGATGTTGCCAATGAACCTGCTCGGTGCAGGGCAGACTGCAAGTTACGTAATGACTGGCAGCTGGGCCAAAAAGGCTCTGTCTGAGGCGAAGTTGATCGGCGAGACACATGTTGCTGCATCTTCAGAAGCAGAGAAGTTTATGAAATTGCCGGATGTTTCGAATCTGAGTTTGCCAGAACGTACGGCTTATGTACATCTGACTTCCAACGAAACGATCGAAGGTACGCAATTCAAGTCGTTCCCGGATACTGGTTCAGTGCCTCTGATTGCGGACATGTCGAGTGATATTTTCTGTAAACCATTTGATCTTAATCAGTTTGGCATGATCTACGCGGGTGCACAGAAGAACCTGGGTCCATCCGGAATTACGGTTGTAATTGCTCGTGAGGAACTGGTGAGTGAATCGCCTAAAACGATTCCAACCATGCTTCGTTACAGCACACATGTAGATAACAACTCCCTGTACAATACGCCGCCATCCTTCTCGGTATATATGGTGAACGAAGTATTGAAATGGATTGAAGAACAGGGCGGACTGGCTGGTATTGAGCAAAAAAATACGAAAAAAGCGGAATTGCTCTATAACACAATTGACGCTTCCGGCGATTTCTACCGTGGTTGTGTGGAACCAGAAGATCGTTCCCTGATGAATGTAACCTTCCGTCTTGCTTCTGAGGAAATGGAGAAAAAGTTCATCAAGGCATCGGAGGAAGAAGGATTTGTAGGTCTGAAAGGACATCGCAGTGTGGGTGGTCTCCGTGCCTCCATTTATAATGCTGCTCCTTATGAGAGTGTTAAGGCACTGACAGACTTTATGACCCACTTCCAGAAGACAAATGGATAA
- a CDS encoding AbrB/MazE/SpoVT family DNA-binding domain-containing protein: protein MKPAGVVRKVDQLGRIVLPKSLRKRYQMNEGDPVEILVQGDHIILERYRPKCIFCGSIEEVNEFKERYICAQCLDEMTQLPQHG, encoded by the coding sequence ATGAAGCCAGCTGGAGTAGTTCGCAAAGTTGACCAATTAGGTAGGATCGTATTGCCTAAATCTTTGCGTAAAAGGTATCAAATGAATGAGGGAGATCCTGTAGAAATCTTAGTACAAGGGGACCATATTATCTTGGAGAGATATCGTCCAAAATGTATTTTCTGCGGATCCATCGAGGAAGTCAACGAGTTCAAAGAGCGTTACATATGCGCACAATGTTTAGATGAAATGACTCAGCTTCCACAACACGGATAA
- a CDS encoding alpha/beta hydrolase family protein: protein MAHITIETGSPTLCMNTSIHVVSSDSGETSGGTLYLLHGAGDNASTWQRLTTIEMYAEQYGCTIIMPEANRSYYTDMEYGLNYFHYITQELPEICKRLLNLNPDPEKTYVAGLSMGGYGALKCGLTYPERYRKVVSLSGVTDIQTRLHDPHMPATMIKEMKAVFGERLQVKADQDIYALSAKLLEQGVPLPDILSCCGDSDPFVEMNRDYAKYMQGTAFDFRYVETPGAHEWRFWEHHLRTMFDFLYNDKTIVE, encoded by the coding sequence ATGGCACATATAACGATCGAAACCGGATCGCCAACCTTATGCATGAACACCAGCATACATGTTGTGTCCAGTGACTCCGGAGAGACTTCAGGCGGTACACTATATCTGTTGCATGGGGCAGGCGATAATGCGAGTACCTGGCAGCGGTTAACCACAATTGAGATGTATGCAGAGCAATATGGCTGTACTATCATTATGCCGGAAGCGAATCGAAGCTATTACACCGATATGGAATACGGCCTGAATTACTTCCACTACATCACTCAGGAGTTACCTGAAATATGCAAGCGTCTGCTCAATCTGAATCCTGATCCGGAGAAAACATACGTCGCCGGTTTATCCATGGGTGGATATGGTGCACTGAAATGTGGACTAACTTATCCAGAGCGATATCGCAAAGTAGTGTCTCTATCTGGCGTAACGGATATCCAGACACGACTTCATGATCCCCATATGCCAGCGACCATGATCAAGGAAATGAAAGCGGTTTTTGGAGAACGTTTACAGGTGAAAGCCGATCAGGATATTTACGCACTGTCGGCCAAGCTGCTGGAACAGGGTGTTCCTTTACCGGATATCCTCAGTTGCTGTGGCGATAGTGACCCCTTCGTAGAGATGAATCGCGACTATGCGAAATACATGCAGGGGACTGCCTTTGATTTTCGGTATGTGGAGACGCCGGGGGCTCATGAATGGAGATTTTGGGAGCACCACCTGAGAACGATGTTTGATTTTCTGTACAACGACAAGACCATAGTAGAGTGA
- the glnA gene encoding type I glutamate--ammonia ligase, with product MSVENVLKSIQENNIEWVDFRFVDLAGRAHHISLPASAVDADTFVNGVAFDGSSIQGFRGIEESDMVMMPDPEATYVDPFTAHPTLNVMCDIFTPDGERYERDPRSIAVKAEAYLQESGVGTAAFFAPESEFFIFDDVRYESGTNSSSYYVDSEEASWNTNRKEEGGNLGFKVRTKGGYVPVAPVDTQQDIRSEMCRLLEEAGLSIERHHHEVATAGQAEINFRFDTLKKTADNLLAYKYIVHNTARQYGKVATFMPKPLFGDNGSGMHVHQSIFDGDSPLFYDKAGYANLSEMALHYIGGILYHAPALIALTNPSTNSFKRLVPGYEAPVNLVYSKGNRSAAVRIPVAAVTPKGCRIEFRTPDSTANPYLAFSAMLMAGLDGIKRKINPTELGYGPLDKNIYDLSDADKENIRSVPASLEEALDALAADNEFLTEGGVFTKEFIENYINLKRDEAKAVAIRIHPHEYSLYFDC from the coding sequence ATGTCGGTTGAAAACGTATTGAAATCAATTCAAGAGAACAACATCGAGTGGGTAGATTTTCGTTTTGTAGATTTAGCTGGTCGTGCACATCACATCTCGTTGCCAGCTTCGGCTGTTGATGCAGACACGTTCGTAAATGGAGTAGCTTTTGACGGTTCTTCTATCCAAGGTTTCCGCGGAATTGAAGAGTCCGATATGGTTATGATGCCAGACCCTGAAGCGACTTATGTCGATCCGTTCACTGCACACCCTACATTGAATGTTATGTGTGATATCTTCACTCCGGATGGCGAGCGTTATGAGCGTGACCCACGTAGTATCGCTGTTAAAGCAGAAGCTTATTTGCAAGAGAGCGGTGTAGGTACTGCGGCATTCTTCGCACCTGAATCCGAGTTCTTCATCTTCGACGATGTACGTTATGAGAGCGGCACGAACAGCTCTTCCTACTATGTAGATTCCGAAGAAGCTTCATGGAACACTAACCGCAAAGAAGAAGGCGGAAACTTGGGCTTCAAAGTTCGCACTAAAGGTGGATATGTTCCAGTAGCGCCAGTGGATACACAACAAGATATCCGTAGCGAAATGTGTCGCCTTTTGGAAGAAGCAGGCCTGTCGATCGAGCGTCATCACCATGAAGTGGCGACAGCGGGTCAAGCCGAAATCAACTTCCGTTTTGATACACTGAAGAAAACAGCAGATAACCTGCTTGCATACAAATACATCGTGCACAACACTGCACGTCAATATGGTAAAGTAGCAACATTCATGCCAAAACCATTGTTCGGTGATAATGGTAGCGGAATGCACGTTCACCAATCTATCTTTGATGGCGATTCCCCATTGTTCTATGACAAAGCGGGATATGCTAACCTGAGTGAAATGGCTCTGCACTACATCGGAGGTATCTTGTACCATGCTCCGGCACTGATCGCTTTGACTAACCCTAGTACAAACTCATTCAAACGTCTTGTACCTGGTTATGAAGCACCAGTAAACCTGGTTTACTCCAAAGGTAACCGTTCCGCAGCAGTTCGTATTCCGGTTGCAGCTGTGACACCAAAAGGTTGTCGTATCGAGTTCCGTACACCAGACTCCACAGCTAACCCATACTTGGCATTCTCCGCAATGTTGATGGCGGGTCTGGATGGAATCAAACGTAAAATCAACCCAACTGAGCTTGGATATGGTCCGCTCGATAAAAACATCTATGACCTGTCTGATGCAGATAAAGAAAACATCCGCAGTGTGCCAGCTTCCCTCGAAGAAGCACTTGATGCATTGGCAGCGGATAACGAGTTCTTGACTGAAGGCGGCGTATTCACAAAAGAATTCATTGAAAACTACATCAACCTCAAGCGTGATGAAGCGAAAGCAGTAGCAATCCGCATTCATCCGCACGAGTACAGCCTCTACTTCGACTGCTAA
- a CDS encoding carbohydrate ABC transporter permease has translation MSKKANKKPRIGTEKMTLLDYIIFAVLLVLALMILIPFWNVIMISFATQKEYADNPFLMFPKEWTLDSYKALFADGTILSGYKNTIILLVIGLPLSLFLTTSMAYGLSRNKFPFKKILFFLVLFTMIFNGGIVPLYLIMKSLHLTGTLWSVILAGSFSAFNMILMMNYFYTLPESLMESARLDGAGEWRILFSVVLPLATPIMATITLFYGVAYWNSWYDAMIFLRKADQLPLQNVLRNIIVTSTTNASNASSVDAAQASNFSMGMKMAAVFVTMVPIMCFFPMLQKHFAKGVLTGAIKT, from the coding sequence ATGAGCAAGAAAGCTAACAAAAAACCGAGAATTGGTACAGAAAAAATGACACTTCTCGATTACATTATTTTTGCCGTATTACTAGTGCTTGCCCTGATGATCCTGATTCCGTTCTGGAATGTCATCATGATCTCGTTTGCAACACAAAAAGAATATGCTGACAATCCATTTTTGATGTTCCCTAAAGAATGGACATTGGATTCCTACAAGGCATTGTTCGCTGACGGAACAATTCTGTCGGGGTACAAAAATACAATTATATTGCTAGTCATCGGCTTGCCACTCAGCTTGTTCCTGACAACAAGCATGGCATATGGCCTTAGTCGCAACAAATTTCCGTTTAAGAAAATTCTCTTTTTCCTGGTACTGTTCACCATGATCTTTAATGGTGGTATCGTGCCGCTGTACCTGATCATGAAATCACTTCATCTTACAGGTACGCTGTGGTCCGTCATTCTGGCGGGAAGCTTCAGTGCTTTTAACATGATTCTGATGATGAACTACTTCTACACCTTGCCTGAATCACTCATGGAATCGGCGAGACTGGATGGAGCCGGAGAGTGGAGAATTTTGTTCTCTGTTGTTCTTCCGCTGGCTACACCAATTATGGCTACAATCACGTTGTTCTACGGTGTGGCTTACTGGAACAGTTGGTATGATGCGATGATATTCCTTCGAAAAGCGGATCAGTTACCGCTCCAGAATGTACTCCGAAATATTATCGTGACATCTACGACGAATGCATCCAATGCATCCAGTGTGGATGCTGCCCAGGCAAGCAACTTCTCAATGGGTATGAAGATGGCGGCCGTATTTGTCACCATGGTACCAATTATGTGTTTCTTCCCAATGCTGCAAAAACACTTTGCCAAAGGGGTATTAACAGGGGCAATCAAGACCTGA
- a CDS encoding serine hydrolase, translated as MSEQLKGFIHTITEQQLNVFSIRILQKGHLLAHWDRDKDQRRVQHSISKSFTCMAVGLALKEGLLHLDATLGDYFSYDHAPTAQCNLPSPQELKLRDLLRMSSGHDSPPLWADERASLTEKDWAKYYMSLPLDRVPGEQFTYSSGDTFMISAMLQAATGQTVKDYLTPRLFDPLGIHDVEWETSPLGVTLGCAGLWISNEELSRFGQLLLQEGLWEGTQLVPADWIRQATSQQIETTGDGDWGKGYGYQFWMCSHGAYRADGAYGQLCIVIPSKDAVICINSEEENMQGILNAVWNEVLPLYTKG; from the coding sequence ATGTCTGAGCAACTCAAAGGTTTTATTCATACGATTACGGAGCAACAATTGAACGTTTTTTCCATTCGCATATTACAAAAAGGGCATCTGCTTGCCCATTGGGACCGGGATAAGGATCAGCGCAGGGTACAACATTCCATCAGTAAATCCTTCACGTGTATGGCCGTTGGTCTTGCGCTTAAAGAAGGTCTGTTACATCTGGATGCGACACTTGGTGATTATTTCTCTTATGATCATGCACCCACTGCACAGTGCAATCTCCCATCGCCGCAGGAATTGAAACTGCGTGATCTTCTCCGAATGTCTTCAGGCCATGACTCTCCCCCTCTTTGGGCTGATGAACGAGCTTCATTGACCGAAAAGGACTGGGCTAAATATTATATGTCTCTGCCTCTGGACCGGGTACCTGGAGAACAATTTACATATAGCAGCGGGGATACATTTATGATCTCAGCCATGCTACAGGCTGCTACCGGCCAAACCGTGAAAGATTACCTGACTCCACGGTTATTTGATCCGCTTGGCATCCATGATGTAGAGTGGGAAACCTCTCCATTGGGGGTAACACTCGGCTGTGCAGGTCTTTGGATAAGTAATGAGGAACTGAGTCGATTTGGACAGTTACTGCTGCAGGAAGGCCTTTGGGAAGGCACACAGCTTGTACCTGCGGATTGGATCAGACAGGCTACGTCCCAGCAGATCGAAACGACTGGTGACGGAGATTGGGGAAAAGGTTACGGTTATCAGTTCTGGATGTGTTCTCATGGCGCTTACCGCGCCGATGGAGCCTATGGTCAATTGTGTATCGTAATTCCCTCAAAGGATGCTGTCATATGTATTAATAGTGAGGAAGAAAATATGCAAGGTATCCTGAATGCCGTATGGAATGAGGTTTTACCCCTTTACACCAAGGGTTAG